Proteins from a genomic interval of Ndongobacter massiliensis:
- a CDS encoding desulfoferrodoxin family protein — MLFYKCDECGNFITFLGEKAATPACCGQPMKEVVANTTDAAKEKHVPVAKVEGNKVTVRVGSVDHPMEEKHYITFIILETNQGYQKKDLHPGEEPCAVFALAEGEKPVAVYEYCNLHGLWKAEC, encoded by the coding sequence ATGTTATTTTACAAATGCGATGAATGCGGAAACTTTATTACATTTTTGGGAGAAAAGGCGGCGACGCCGGCTTGCTGCGGACAGCCGATGAAAGAAGTCGTGGCGAACACGACCGATGCGGCAAAAGAGAAGCATGTGCCGGTTGCAAAAGTGGAAGGCAATAAAGTCACCGTGCGTGTCGGTTCAGTGGATCACCCGATGGAGGAGAAGCATTACATTACCTTCATTATTCTGGAAACCAACCAGGGCTACCAGAAAAAAGATCTGCATCCCGGAGAGGAACCCTGTGCCGTCTTTGCACTTGCGGAAGGTGAAAAACCCGTCGCAGTTTATGAATATTGCAATTTGCACGGGCTTTGGAAAGCGGAGTGCTAA
- a CDS encoding ferritin: MLDTNVKDLINAQINEELYSAYLYLDFADYYHERGLDGFANWFDIQAQEERDHAMLMRTYLHNNGAKITLEAIAKPDKSYESVESPLQYSLEHERHITACINKIYKAASDIHDYRTMQFFDWFVKEQGEEEKNAEDLIQKYELFGSDAQGLYALNQELLARVYVAPSLTI; encoded by the coding sequence ATGTTGGACACGAATGTAAAAGACTTGATTAATGCACAGATCAATGAAGAACTCTATTCAGCATATCTGTATCTGGACTTTGCGGACTATTATCACGAACGCGGGCTGGACGGTTTTGCCAACTGGTTTGATATTCAGGCGCAGGAAGAACGCGATCATGCGATGTTGATGCGGACCTATCTGCACAACAATGGGGCAAAGATCACGTTGGAAGCCATTGCGAAGCCGGATAAGAGTTATGAGAGTGTAGAGAGCCCGTTGCAGTACTCTTTGGAGCATGAACGGCATATCACCGCGTGCATTAACAAAATCTACAAGGCGGCAAGTGATATTCATGATTACCGAACCATGCAATTTTTCGACTGGTTTGTCAAGGAGCAAGGCGAAGAAGAGAAGAATGCGGAAGATTTGATTCAAAAGTATGAGCTCTTCGGTTCGGATGCGCAGGGGCTGTATGCATTGAATCAGGAATTGCTGGCGCGCGTGTATGTGGCACCGTCACTGACCATCTGA